The proteins below come from a single Zea mays cultivar B73 chromosome 8, Zm-B73-REFERENCE-NAM-5.0, whole genome shotgun sequence genomic window:
- the LOC100170239 gene encoding trehalose-6-phosphate synthase (The RefSeq protein has 7 substitutions compared to this genomic sequence), whose amino-acid sequence MPTSSPFVGDSGGAGSPIRVERMVRERSRRYDIFASDAMDTDAEAAFALDGVQSPGRASPANMEDAGGAAAARPPLAGSRSGFRRLGLRGMKQRLLVVANRLPVSANRRGEDHWSLEISAGGLVSALLGVKDVDAKWIGWAGINVPDEVGQRALTKALAEKRCIPVFLDEEIVHQYYNGYCNNIPWPLFHYLGLPQEDRLATTRNFESQFDAYKRANQMFADVVYEHYQDGDVIWCHDYHLMFLPKCLKDHDINMKVGWFLHTPFPSSEIYRTLPSRLELPRSVLCADLVGFHTYDYARHFVSACTRILGLGGTPEGVEDQGRLTRVAAFPIGIDSDRFKRALELPAVKRHVSELTERFAGRKVMLGVDRLDMIKGIPQKILAFEKFLEENPDWNNKVVLLQIAVPTRTDVPEYQKLTSQVHEIVGRINGRFGTLTAVPIHHLDRSLDFHALCALYAVTDVALVTSLRDGMNLVSYEYVACQGSKKGVLILSEFAGAAQSLGAGAILVNPWNITEVADSIRHALTMPSDEREKRHRHNYAHVTTHTAQDWAETFVFELNDTVAEALLRTRQVPPGLPSQMAIQQYLRSKNRLLILGFNSTLTEPVESSGRRGGDQIKEMELKLHPDLKGPLRALCEDERTTVIVLSGSDRSVLDENFGEFKMWLAAEHGMFLRPTYGEWMTTMPEHLNMDWVDSVKHVFEYFTERTPRSHFEHRETSFVWNYKYADVEFGRLQARDMLQHLWTGPISNAAVDVVQGSRSVEVRSVGVTKGAAIDRILGEIVHSENMITPIDYVLRIGHFLGKDEDIYVFFGPEYPSESKVKPEGGSASLDRRPNGRPPSNGRSNSRNPQSRTQKAQQAASERSSSSSHSSTSSNHDWHEGSSVLDLKGENYFSCAVGRKRSNARYLLSSSEEVVSFLKELATATAGFQATCADYMHVLG is encoded by the exons ATGCCAACCTCATCGCCCTTTGTCGGCGACAGCGGCGGCGCGGGCTCCCCGATCCGCGTCGAGCGAATGGTCCGCGAGCGTAGCCGCCGCTACGACATCTTCGCGTCGGACGCGATGGATACCGACGCCGAGGCGGCCTTCGCGCTGGATGGGGTCCAGTCGCCTGGACGTGCGTCACCCGCCAACATGGAGGATGCTGGCGGCGCGGCCGCAGCGCGACCGCCGCTCGCCGGCTCCCGCAGCGGTTTCCGCCGCCTAGGCCTCCGTGGCATGAAGCAGCGCCTCCTCGTCGTGGCCAACCGCCTGCCTGTATCCGCCAACCGCCGCGGAGAGGACCACTGGTCGCTTGAGATCAGCGCCGGCGGCCTTGTGAGCGCCCTCCTTG GCGTGAAGGACGTCGACGCGAAGTGGATTGGCTGGGCAGGCGTCAACGTACCGGACGAGGTTGGTCAGCGAGCCCTCACTAAAGCTCTTGCGGAGAAG AGATGCATACCAGTGTTCCTGGACGAGGAGATTGTGCACCAGTACTACAATGGATACTGCAACAACATCCTGTGGCCACTGTTCCACTACCTAGGACTACCACAGGAGGACAGGCTGGCAACAACGAGGAACTTTGAGTCACAGTTCGACGCGTACAAGCGTGCTAACCAGATGTTCGCTGATGTCGTGTACGAGCACTACCAGGACGGGGATGTGATCTGGTGCCATGACTACCACCTCATGTTTCTGCCCAAGTGCCTCAAGGACCATGACATCAATATGAAGGTCGGGTGGTTCCTGCACACGCCGTTCCCGTCATCAGAGATTTACCGGACACTGCCGTCCCGCTTGGAGCTGCTTCGGTCGGTGCTGTGTGCCGATTTAGTTGG ATTTCATACTTACGACTATGCGAGGCATTTTGTGAGTGCTTGCACTAGAATACTtggacttgagggtacccctgagGGCGTTGAAGATCAAGGAAGGCTAACCAGGGTTGCAGCG TTTCCTATTGGGATAGACTCTGATCGTTTCAAGCGAGCATTGGAGCTTCCAGCAGTGAAAAGGCACGTCAGTGAATTGACAGAACGTTTTGCCGGTCGAAAG GTAATGCTTGGTGTTGACCGACTTGACATGATTAAGGGAATTCCGCAAAAGATTTTGGCCTTTGAAAAGTTTCTTGAGGAAAACCCAGACTGGAACAACAAAGTTGTTCTACTGCAGATTGCTGTGCCAACAAGAACTGACGTCCCTGAAT ATCAAAAGCTAACGAGCCAAGTGCATGAAATTGTTGGGCGCATAAACGGTCGATTTGGAACGTTGACTGCTGTCCCTATTCATCATCTG GACCGATCTCTTGATTTCCATGCCTTGTGTGCTCTTTATGCAGTCACTG ATGTTGCTCTTGTAACATCACTGAGAGATGGGATGAACCTTGTGAGCTATGAATATGTTGCATGCCAAGGGTCTAAGAAAGGAGTTCTGATACTTAGCGAG TTTGCTGGGGCAGCACAATCACTTGGAGCTGGTGCCATTCTAGTAAACCCTTGGAATATTACAGAAGTTGCAGACTCAATACGGCATGCTTTAACGATGCCATCCGATGAGAGAGAGAAACGACACAGACACAACTACGCACATGTCACAACTCACACGGCTCAAGATTGGGCTGAAACTTTTGTATT tgagctaaatgacaCGGTTGCTGAAGCACTACTGAGGACAAGACAAGTTCCTCCTGGTCTTCCTAGTCAAATGGCAATTCAGCAATATTTGCGCTCTAAAAATCGTCTGCTCATATTG GGTTTCAATTCGACATTGACTGAGCCAGTCGAATCCTCTGGGAGAAGGGGTGGTGACCAAATCAAGGAAATGGAACTCAAGTTGCATCCTGACTTAAAGGGTCCTCTGAGAGCCCTCTGTGAGGATGAGCGCACTACAGTTATTGTTCTTAGCGGCAGTGACAGGAGTGTTCTTGATGAA AATTTTGGAGAATTTAAAATGTGGTTGGCGGCAGAGCATGGGATGTTTTTACGCCCGACTTACGGAGAATGGATGACAACAATGCCTGAGCATCTGAACATGGATTGGGTTGACAGCGTAAAG CATGTTTTTGAATACTTTACAGAAAGAACCCCAAGATCCCATTTCGAACATCGTGAAACATCATTTGTGTGGAACTATAAGTATGCTG ATGTTGAGTTCGGAAGGCTACAAGCAAGAGATATGCTGCAGCACTTGTGGACAGGTCCGATCTCAAATGCAGCTGTTGATGTTGTTCAAGGGAGTCGATCAGTTGAAGTTCGGTCTGTTGGAGTTACCAAG GGTGCTGCAATTGATCGTATTTTAGGGGAGATAGTTCACAGCGAAAACATGATTACTCCAATTGACTATGTCCTGTGCATAGGGCATTTCCTTGGGAAG GATGAGGACATCTACGTCTTCTTTGATCCCGAGTACCCTTCTGAATCCAAAGTAAAGCCAGAGGGCGGCTCAGCATCACTTGACCGGAGGCCGAACGGGAGGCCACCATCGAATGGCAGGAGTAACTCCAGGAACCCACAGTCCAGGACACAGAAGGCGCAGCAGGCTGCATCCGAGAGGTCATCCTCATCAAGTCACAGCAGCACGAGCAGCAACCACGACTGGCGCGAAGGGTCCTCGGTCCTTGATCTCAAGGGCGAGAACTACTTCTCCTGCGCCGTCGGGAGGAAGCGGTCCAACGCCCGCTACCTGCTGAGCTCGTCGGAGGAGGTTGTCTCCTTCCTCAAAGAGTTGGCGACAGCGACAGCTGGCTTCCAGGCCACCTGTGCTGACTACATGCATGTTCTTGGATAG
- the LOC100170239 gene encoding trehalose-6-phosphate synthase isoform X2: MSSDAARGQRGINCTRGDAAAMPTSSPFVGDSGGAGSPIRVERMVRERSRRYDIFASDAMDTDAEAAFALDGVQSPGRASPANMEDAGGAAAARPPLAGSRSGFRRLGLRGMKQRLLVVANRLPVSANRRGEDHWSLEISAGGLVSALLGVKDVDAKWIGWAGVNVPDEVGQRALTKALAEKRCIPVFLDEEIVHQYYNGYCNNILWPLFHYLGLPQEDRLATTRNFESQFDAYKRANQMFADVVYEHYQDGDVIWCHDYHLMFLPKCLKDHDINMKVGWFLHTPFPSSEIYRTLPSRLELLRSVLCADLVGFHTYDYARHFVSACTRILGLEGTPEGVEDQGRLTRVAAVMLGVDRLDMIKGIPQKILAFEKFLEENPDWNNKVVLLQIAVPTRTDVPEYQKLTSQVHEIVGRINGRFGTLTAVPIHHLDRSLDFHALCALYAVTDVALVTSLRDGMNLVSYEYVACQGSKKGVLILSEFAGAAQSLGAGAILVNPWNITEVADSIRHALTMPSDEREKRHRHNYAHVTTHTAQDWAETFVFELNDTVAEALLRTRQVPPGLPSQMAIQQYLRSKNRLLILGFNSTLTEPVESSGRRGGDQIKEMELKLHPDLKGPLRALCEDERTTVIVLSGSDRSVLDENFGEFKMWLAAEHGMFLRPTYGEWMTTMPEHLNMDWVDSVKHVFEYFTERTPRSHFEHRETSFVWNYKYADVEFGRLQARDMLQHLWTGPISNAAVDVVQGSRSVEVRSVGVTKGAAIDRILGEIVHSENMITPIDYVLCIGHFLGKDEDIYVFFDPEYPSESKVKPEGGSASLDRRPNGRPPSNGRSNSRNPQSRTQKAQQAASERSSSSSHSSTSSNHDWREGSSVLDLKGENYFSCAVGRKRSNARYLLSSSEEVVSFLKELATATAGFQATCADYMHVLG, encoded by the exons ATGAGCTCTGACGCCGCGAGGGGGCAGCGCGGCATCAACTGCACGAGGGGCGACGCGGCGGCGATGCCAACCTCATCGCCCTTTGTCGGCGACAGCGGCGGCGCGGGCTCCCCGATCCGCGTCGAGCGAATGGTCCGCGAGCGTAGCCGCCGCTACGACATCTTCGCGTCGGACGCGATGGATACCGACGCCGAGGCGGCCTTCGCGCTGGATGGGGTCCAGTCGCCTGGACGTGCGTCACCCGCCAACATGGAGGATGCTGGCGGCGCGGCCGCAGCGCGACCGCCGCTCGCCGGCTCCCGCAGCGGTTTCCGCCGCCTAGGCCTCCGTGGCATGAAGCAGCGCCTCCTCGTCGTGGCCAACCGCCTGCCTGTATCCGCCAACCGCCGCGGAGAGGACCACTGGTCGCTTGAGATCAGCGCCGGCGGCCTTGTGAGCGCCCTCCTTG GCGTGAAGGACGTCGACGCGAAGTGGATTGGCTGGGCAGGCGTCAACGTACCGGACGAGGTTGGTCAGCGAGCCCTCACTAAAGCTCTTGCGGAGAAG AGATGCATACCAGTGTTCCTGGACGAGGAGATTGTGCACCAGTACTACAATGGATACTGCAACAACATCCTGTGGCCACTGTTCCACTACCTAGGACTACCACAGGAGGACAGGCTGGCAACAACGAGGAACTTTGAGTCACAGTTCGACGCGTACAAGCGTGCTAACCAGATGTTCGCTGATGTCGTGTACGAGCACTACCAGGACGGGGATGTGATCTGGTGCCATGACTACCACCTCATGTTTCTGCCCAAGTGCCTCAAGGACCATGACATCAATATGAAGGTCGGGTGGTTCCTGCACACGCCGTTCCCGTCATCAGAGATTTACCGGACACTGCCGTCCCGCTTGGAGCTGCTTCGGTCGGTGCTGTGTGCCGATTTAGTTGG ATTTCATACTTACGACTATGCGAGGCATTTTGTGAGTGCTTGCACTAGAATACTtggacttgagggtacccctgagGGCGTTGAAGATCAAGGAAGGCTAACCAGGGTTGCAGCG GTAATGCTTGGTGTTGACCGACTTGACATGATTAAGGGAATTCCGCAAAAGATTTTGGCCTTTGAAAAGTTTCTTGAGGAAAACCCAGACTGGAACAACAAAGTTGTTCTACTGCAGATTGCTGTGCCAACAAGAACTGACGTCCCTGAAT ATCAAAAGCTAACGAGCCAAGTGCATGAAATTGTTGGGCGCATAAACGGTCGATTTGGAACGTTGACTGCTGTCCCTATTCATCATCTG GACCGATCTCTTGATTTCCATGCCTTGTGTGCTCTTTATGCAGTCACTG ATGTTGCTCTTGTAACATCACTGAGAGATGGGATGAACCTTGTGAGCTATGAATATGTTGCATGCCAAGGGTCTAAGAAAGGAGTTCTGATACTTAGCGAG TTTGCTGGGGCAGCACAATCACTTGGAGCTGGTGCCATTCTAGTAAACCCTTGGAATATTACAGAAGTTGCAGACTCAATACGGCATGCTTTAACGATGCCATCCGATGAGAGAGAGAAACGACACAGACACAACTACGCACATGTCACAACTCACACGGCTCAAGATTGGGCTGAAACTTTTGTATT tgagctaaatgacaCGGTTGCTGAAGCACTACTGAGGACAAGACAAGTTCCTCCTGGTCTTCCTAGTCAAATGGCAATTCAGCAATATTTGCGCTCTAAAAATCGTCTGCTCATATTG GGTTTCAATTCGACATTGACTGAGCCAGTCGAATCCTCTGGGAGAAGGGGTGGTGACCAAATCAAGGAAATGGAACTCAAGTTGCATCCTGACTTAAAGGGTCCTCTGAGAGCCCTCTGTGAGGATGAGCGCACTACAGTTATTGTTCTTAGCGGCAGTGACAGGAGTGTTCTTGATGAA AATTTTGGAGAATTTAAAATGTGGTTGGCGGCAGAGCATGGGATGTTTTTACGCCCGACTTACGGAGAATGGATGACAACAATGCCTGAGCATCTGAACATGGATTGGGTTGACAGCGTAAAG CATGTTTTTGAATACTTTACAGAAAGAACCCCAAGATCCCATTTCGAACATCGTGAAACATCATTTGTGTGGAACTATAAGTATGCTG ATGTTGAGTTCGGAAGGCTACAAGCAAGAGATATGCTGCAGCACTTGTGGACAGGTCCGATCTCAAATGCAGCTGTTGATGTTGTTCAAGGGAGTCGATCAGTTGAAGTTCGGTCTGTTGGAGTTACCAAG GGTGCTGCAATTGATCGTATTTTAGGGGAGATAGTTCACAGCGAAAACATGATTACTCCAATTGACTATGTCCTGTGCATAGGGCATTTCCTTGGGAAG GATGAGGACATCTACGTCTTCTTTGATCCCGAGTACCCTTCTGAATCCAAAGTAAAGCCAGAGGGCGGCTCAGCATCACTTGACCGGAGGCCGAACGGGAGGCCACCATCGAATGGCAGGAGTAACTCCAGGAACCCACAGTCCAGGACACAGAAGGCGCAGCAGGCTGCATCCGAGAGGTCATCCTCATCAAGTCACAGCAGCACGAGCAGCAACCACGACTGGCGCGAAGGGTCCTCGGTCCTTGATCTCAAGGGCGAGAACTACTTCTCCTGCGCCGTCGGGAGGAAGCGGTCCAACGCCCGCTACCTGCTGAGCTCGTCGGAGGAGGTTGTCTCCTTCCTCAAAGAGTTGGCGACAGCGACAGCTGGCTTCCAGGCCACCTGTGCTGACTACATGCATGTTCTTGGATAG
- the LOC100170239 gene encoding trehalose-6-phosphate synthase isoform X1, with product MSSDAARGQRGINCTRGDAAAMPTSSPFVGDSGGAGSPIRVERMVRERSRRYDIFASDAMDTDAEAAFALDGVQSPGRASPANMEDAGGAAAARPPLAGSRSGFRRLGLRGMKQRLLVVANRLPVSANRRGEDHWSLEISAGGLVSALLGVKDVDAKWIGWAGVNVPDEVGQRALTKALAEKRCIPVFLDEEIVHQYYNGYCNNILWPLFHYLGLPQEDRLATTRNFESQFDAYKRANQMFADVVYEHYQDGDVIWCHDYHLMFLPKCLKDHDINMKVGWFLHTPFPSSEIYRTLPSRLELLRSVLCADLVGFHTYDYARHFVSACTRILGLEGTPEGVEDQGRLTRVAAFPIGIDSDRFKRALELPAVKRHVSELTERFAGRKVMLGVDRLDMIKGIPQKILAFEKFLEENPDWNNKVVLLQIAVPTRTDVPEYQKLTSQVHEIVGRINGRFGTLTAVPIHHLDRSLDFHALCALYAVTDVALVTSLRDGMNLVSYEYVACQGSKKGVLILSEFAGAAQSLGAGAILVNPWNITEVADSIRHALTMPSDEREKRHRHNYAHVTTHTAQDWAETFVFELNDTVAEALLRTRQVPPGLPSQMAIQQYLRSKNRLLILGFNSTLTEPVESSGRRGGDQIKEMELKLHPDLKGPLRALCEDERTTVIVLSGSDRSVLDENFGEFKMWLAAEHGMFLRPTYGEWMTTMPEHLNMDWVDSVKHVFEYFTERTPRSHFEHRETSFVWNYKYADVEFGRLQARDMLQHLWTGPISNAAVDVVQGSRSVEVRSVGVTKGAAIDRILGEIVHSENMITPIDYVLCIGHFLGKDEDIYVFFDPEYPSESKVKPEGGSASLDRRPNGRPPSNGRSNSRNPQSRTQKAQQAASERSSSSSHSSTSSNHDWREGSSVLDLKGENYFSCAVGRKRSNARYLLSSSEEVVSFLKELATATAGFQATCADYMHVLG from the exons ATGAGCTCTGACGCCGCGAGGGGGCAGCGCGGCATCAACTGCACGAGGGGCGACGCGGCGGCGATGCCAACCTCATCGCCCTTTGTCGGCGACAGCGGCGGCGCGGGCTCCCCGATCCGCGTCGAGCGAATGGTCCGCGAGCGTAGCCGCCGCTACGACATCTTCGCGTCGGACGCGATGGATACCGACGCCGAGGCGGCCTTCGCGCTGGATGGGGTCCAGTCGCCTGGACGTGCGTCACCCGCCAACATGGAGGATGCTGGCGGCGCGGCCGCAGCGCGACCGCCGCTCGCCGGCTCCCGCAGCGGTTTCCGCCGCCTAGGCCTCCGTGGCATGAAGCAGCGCCTCCTCGTCGTGGCCAACCGCCTGCCTGTATCCGCCAACCGCCGCGGAGAGGACCACTGGTCGCTTGAGATCAGCGCCGGCGGCCTTGTGAGCGCCCTCCTTG GCGTGAAGGACGTCGACGCGAAGTGGATTGGCTGGGCAGGCGTCAACGTACCGGACGAGGTTGGTCAGCGAGCCCTCACTAAAGCTCTTGCGGAGAAG AGATGCATACCAGTGTTCCTGGACGAGGAGATTGTGCACCAGTACTACAATGGATACTGCAACAACATCCTGTGGCCACTGTTCCACTACCTAGGACTACCACAGGAGGACAGGCTGGCAACAACGAGGAACTTTGAGTCACAGTTCGACGCGTACAAGCGTGCTAACCAGATGTTCGCTGATGTCGTGTACGAGCACTACCAGGACGGGGATGTGATCTGGTGCCATGACTACCACCTCATGTTTCTGCCCAAGTGCCTCAAGGACCATGACATCAATATGAAGGTCGGGTGGTTCCTGCACACGCCGTTCCCGTCATCAGAGATTTACCGGACACTGCCGTCCCGCTTGGAGCTGCTTCGGTCGGTGCTGTGTGCCGATTTAGTTGG ATTTCATACTTACGACTATGCGAGGCATTTTGTGAGTGCTTGCACTAGAATACTtggacttgagggtacccctgagGGCGTTGAAGATCAAGGAAGGCTAACCAGGGTTGCAGCG TTTCCTATTGGGATAGACTCTGATCGTTTCAAGCGAGCATTGGAGCTTCCAGCAGTGAAAAGGCACGTCAGTGAATTGACAGAACGTTTTGCCGGTCGAAAG GTAATGCTTGGTGTTGACCGACTTGACATGATTAAGGGAATTCCGCAAAAGATTTTGGCCTTTGAAAAGTTTCTTGAGGAAAACCCAGACTGGAACAACAAAGTTGTTCTACTGCAGATTGCTGTGCCAACAAGAACTGACGTCCCTGAAT ATCAAAAGCTAACGAGCCAAGTGCATGAAATTGTTGGGCGCATAAACGGTCGATTTGGAACGTTGACTGCTGTCCCTATTCATCATCTG GACCGATCTCTTGATTTCCATGCCTTGTGTGCTCTTTATGCAGTCACTG ATGTTGCTCTTGTAACATCACTGAGAGATGGGATGAACCTTGTGAGCTATGAATATGTTGCATGCCAAGGGTCTAAGAAAGGAGTTCTGATACTTAGCGAG TTTGCTGGGGCAGCACAATCACTTGGAGCTGGTGCCATTCTAGTAAACCCTTGGAATATTACAGAAGTTGCAGACTCAATACGGCATGCTTTAACGATGCCATCCGATGAGAGAGAGAAACGACACAGACACAACTACGCACATGTCACAACTCACACGGCTCAAGATTGGGCTGAAACTTTTGTATT tgagctaaatgacaCGGTTGCTGAAGCACTACTGAGGACAAGACAAGTTCCTCCTGGTCTTCCTAGTCAAATGGCAATTCAGCAATATTTGCGCTCTAAAAATCGTCTGCTCATATTG GGTTTCAATTCGACATTGACTGAGCCAGTCGAATCCTCTGGGAGAAGGGGTGGTGACCAAATCAAGGAAATGGAACTCAAGTTGCATCCTGACTTAAAGGGTCCTCTGAGAGCCCTCTGTGAGGATGAGCGCACTACAGTTATTGTTCTTAGCGGCAGTGACAGGAGTGTTCTTGATGAA AATTTTGGAGAATTTAAAATGTGGTTGGCGGCAGAGCATGGGATGTTTTTACGCCCGACTTACGGAGAATGGATGACAACAATGCCTGAGCATCTGAACATGGATTGGGTTGACAGCGTAAAG CATGTTTTTGAATACTTTACAGAAAGAACCCCAAGATCCCATTTCGAACATCGTGAAACATCATTTGTGTGGAACTATAAGTATGCTG ATGTTGAGTTCGGAAGGCTACAAGCAAGAGATATGCTGCAGCACTTGTGGACAGGTCCGATCTCAAATGCAGCTGTTGATGTTGTTCAAGGGAGTCGATCAGTTGAAGTTCGGTCTGTTGGAGTTACCAAG GGTGCTGCAATTGATCGTATTTTAGGGGAGATAGTTCACAGCGAAAACATGATTACTCCAATTGACTATGTCCTGTGCATAGGGCATTTCCTTGGGAAG GATGAGGACATCTACGTCTTCTTTGATCCCGAGTACCCTTCTGAATCCAAAGTAAAGCCAGAGGGCGGCTCAGCATCACTTGACCGGAGGCCGAACGGGAGGCCACCATCGAATGGCAGGAGTAACTCCAGGAACCCACAGTCCAGGACACAGAAGGCGCAGCAGGCTGCATCCGAGAGGTCATCCTCATCAAGTCACAGCAGCACGAGCAGCAACCACGACTGGCGCGAAGGGTCCTCGGTCCTTGATCTCAAGGGCGAGAACTACTTCTCCTGCGCCGTCGGGAGGAAGCGGTCCAACGCCCGCTACCTGCTGAGCTCGTCGGAGGAGGTTGTCTCCTTCCTCAAAGAGTTGGCGACAGCGACAGCTGGCTTCCAGGCCACCTGTGCTGACTACATGCATGTTCTTGGATAG